A genomic region of Palaemon carinicauda isolate YSFRI2023 chromosome 11, ASM3689809v2, whole genome shotgun sequence contains the following coding sequences:
- the LOC137649696 gene encoding uncharacterized protein has protein sequence MDEMEEWLRDNRPKGKKKKNDYRELHDEREIQWDTGGTAVAGREGGDTVKLPNPTDDVERVPAEPTAEEQQKDSEVESRKSPMDPFKPIRLKLIPRNVQVGRCGSTVNNNSAATAGMGFNSQQQRPPQPPPPPLPLNTSFGVNSSGNSSRAPHSAVLHSSGIHTLFRNPAVPSQQGLQTPLWGPSAALRYGRRCSSPQPPLLSGCTPYVSARMPPRSAQTSPSAPKSPKLTSSCSDPWSTIITKTGRAQSIGGGAPPGEMEWLAAPSSRSRKGSWSSVSTDCDSSPPCW, from the exons ggcaagaaaaagaaaaacgatTACAGGGAACTGCACGACGAGAGGGAGATACAGTGGGATACAGGAGGGACAGCCGTCGCAGGGAGGGAAGGTGGTGATACAGTGAAGCTTCCCAACCCAACCGATGATGTCGAACGAGTCCCAGCGGAACCTACTGCTGAGGAACAGCAGAAGGACTCGGAAGTTGAGAGTCGCAAGTCCCCTATGG ATCCCTTCAAACCCATCAGACTCAAACTCATTCCCCGAAATGTACAAGTGGGAAGATGCGGTTCTACTGTCAACAACAACAGCGCTGCGACTGCAGGCATGGGGTTCAACAGCCAACAACAAAGGCCGCcacaaccccctccccctccccttcccctaaaCACGTCCTTCGGTGTCAACAGCAGCGGGAACTCCTCCCGAGCTCCCCACTCCGCAGTCCTCCACTCCTCGGGTATTCACACACTATTTCGCAATCCAGCTGTGCCTTCACAGCAAGGGCTCCAGACGCCTCTCTGGGGACCTTCGGCGGCCTTGCGGTACGGCCGCCGTTGCAGTTCCCCTCAGCCGCCCTTGCTCTCCGGCTGTACCCCCTACGTAAGTGCCAGGATGCCACCCCGGTCTGCCCAGACTTCGCCTTCAGCACCTAAGTCGCCAAAACTGACTTCCAGTTGTAGCGACCCTTGGAGCACTATCATCACTAAAACGGGAAGAGCTCAGAGTATAGGGGGCGGCGCGCCCCCGGGAGAGATGGAATGGCTGGCCGCCCCCTCATCTCGATCCAGGAAGGGTTCGTGGTCCTCTGTGTCTACTGATTGCGATTCGTCGCCGCCATGTTGGTGA